In Lactobacillus sp. PV012, one genomic interval encodes:
- a CDS encoding mucin-binding protein, with the protein MLSKNNFREKLRKMEPKKQIFSIRTLKVGVSSVLIGLAFMGSGRVAKAAEVSPAQSTTVTTQSSQDATKDNKTEVDDNVAKQTGDTQNQKNSEARVTTNSENSKEGSKEQTLDKKAAPQASASSKDASANGDATNKVKIGGGERPSINLSKEDNTSPTATSIDVKDITTNKETNLQNLKDSKVVATTSDKQARVNTLIGKDPNNTVLNQAKNLIKNNNLYIYSILQLNNALYGGKSARMIIATDRMNPGQEVHVFITNSDFASLDPNNTNKIVKVDNDPNKATNYVDIAVGNAKYWVHNTGVYNLNIDGVSRPTQGATGIQRMTTDTSIKNIYGLGAQNDTDFFQKVDIDPVRSNQAAVKYYVLGDDKKYHEYEDPDHDIEGINVEGLSGQTFTIPNINQYKKVITGEYLTNGDNIANDGANYTGTISLFQPNRYYKKVLFDSEGQITNTIVYYEIPNADGLYTGTMNASLYAGKDGDAIETLTVEPGQYKQFTNGIYARSPYIPNDVSVANLYYSPLGKIIPVDEDGNRIDDGQYNTQYNNNLADASKATTTSAPDIPGWTLANLNEKNYNPTNPGQDHPIKYVKVKSLATITYIDDTTNRVLYADSFNGEYEDEIDFGVDPNTQIKSYEKQGYVLVSSNYVPGQQLGTDQIDYVVHLKHGVLPVNPDNPGQPGDPINPDDPDGPTFPQNSSASHLTATATRTIKYVYARNNEPVDGLENKVQTAQFTATGYLDKVTGQWVTVDENNDITGTAEGPSWTQSSVVLDSVESPEVEDYYADPTEVSPVVVTPTTGNLVETVKYSHGETAKFIYQDITDNKILETRIAEGIYNTTISYSPTNAINRYITGGYVLVNNPFKAGTKYKDSIDEPDANTYVITLKHGVEPVNEERSVTRNIRYVYEDGSVAVPTKVETVKFTGTGYKDKVTGNYVKLDDNGEIGETVSNLDWEPEYEKFDTVVSPAITGYSPDQLEVPAKYVVPTSNDIDEIVVYKKNLQSAQLNYWDDVTGAAIGTDYALGKYGDTISFPFDPEKTIALFESQGYVLIPGKGNFDPKATYTYQQDNDKNIYNLYFTHGIEPVSTEKQVTRTIDYKYAEDGSQAAPSVTQTVQFKGNGYKDKVTGNLVELDSNNEIVTEDGIIKEGSYSWTPETSDFAEVTSPVIANYVPDQEKVGQVTVTPDQPDLTEIVFYGAQDQTAQIIYRDITTNKDLKTATVTGKYNEVIDYSTADMITALENQGYELVEDGFKVGSKFANNEKDNTFYVLLKHGTVPVDPENPGKPGEPINPDDPNGPKYPLDSDKLEKDVTRTVNYQYVDGRQAALPVSDTLHFQAMGVIDKVTGDYVVLDNDGNIMVNEDGSLVTGQLMWTGSGDSFSEVVSPRIPGYTADQTVINQISGVTQNNADTEFLVTYYENNERANITYIDKVTGKTLLSDSVYGKYQEGITFENDPQDVIADYEKRGYEQVDKDQFKFVNGVTTYGDSQTDPNVNNFIVYLTHATIPVGPDDDFTPDTPINPEDPDSPKYPLDAASLKNTVTRTINYIYNITGATAAPTKVQTLTFTGTGTIDKVTGQLVNLDSNGQIEVDSDGNPVAGTINWSSEGTSFAAVTSPKITGYSADRLEVPTVDEVNGYTPDIYETVVYDANPEQATITYIDTTTNKVLEKQSVDGKYNESIFFENDPQDIIADYEKRGYEQVAKDQFKFINGVTTYGDSQENPNVNNFTVYLAHATIPVGPDDDFTPDTPINPEDPDSPKYPFDAKSLSKTVTRTIKYVYASNNQPVEGLSDKVQELKFTGKGIIDKVTGQLVNLDSNGEIEVDAQGKPVAGTINWTAINGTHFAAVTSPEVANYSPEPIEVVEEGNINQDSKDIVEIVKYLANEQTAQIEYIDKTDNVVLNSENAAGKFGTVISFPTSPDQMIAYYEARGYKLENSTYNKGATFQEDNYKNLFKVYFTHATIPVGPDDDFTPDTPINPDDPDSPKYPFDAKSLSKTVTRTIKYVYKDTNVSAAPDKVQTITFKGTGIIDKVTGKLIGEITWTPATGSFESVVSPTIEGYTPDHSVVAAKDGITKDSTDSTVTVTYTKDTEPSTPVVPDEPSVPSTPDEPTTPDEPSIPDTPTTPDEPSVPDTPNKPSKPSVPSTPNKPDTASKPTTSNKPVNTVSTSKPTQTGMSTKPNHNTVSENGNFDASVSSNKNQSTLPQTGVKDTNTLGILGLAIASMSAILGLRGSKKKKD; encoded by the coding sequence ATGTTATCAAAAAATAATTTTAGAGAAAAATTGAGAAAGATGGAGCCGAAAAAGCAAATCTTTTCTATCCGTACTTTAAAGGTAGGAGTTAGTTCAGTTTTAATTGGACTAGCTTTTATGGGTTCTGGTAGAGTTGCAAAAGCAGCTGAAGTTAGCCCAGCTCAATCTACTACGGTGACTACTCAGTCTTCACAAGACGCAACTAAAGATAATAAGACTGAAGTAGATGATAATGTTGCCAAGCAAACTGGAGATACTCAAAATCAAAAGAATAGTGAAGCTAGAGTAACTACTAATTCAGAAAATTCAAAAGAAGGTAGTAAAGAACAAACTCTAGATAAAAAAGCAGCTCCTCAAGCTAGTGCTTCAAGTAAAGATGCTAGTGCTAACGGGGATGCAACCAATAAAGTAAAAATAGGGGGGGGAGAACGGCCTTCTATAAACCTTTCTAAGGAAGATAACACTTCTCCCACTGCCACATCAATTGATGTAAAAGATATAACTACTAACAAAGAAACTAATCTTCAAAATCTTAAAGATTCAAAGGTAGTTGCTACTACTAGTGATAAACAGGCTAGAGTAAATACCCTTATTGGTAAAGATCCTAATAATACTGTTCTTAACCAAGCTAAAAATTTAATTAAAAATAATAATTTATATATTTATTCAATTTTACAATTAAATAATGCATTATATGGTGGCAAAAGTGCCAGAATGATTATTGCAACTGATAGAATGAATCCGGGTCAAGAGGTTCACGTTTTCATTACTAACTCTGATTTTGCTAGTTTAGATCCTAATAATACTAATAAGATTGTTAAAGTGGATAATGACCCCAATAAGGCGACTAATTATGTTGACATTGCTGTAGGGAACGCTAAATATTGGGTTCACAATACGGGTGTCTATAATTTAAATATTGATGGTGTATCAAGACCTACCCAAGGTGCTACTGGAATTCAAAGAATGACAACCGATACCTCCATAAAAAATATTTATGGTTTAGGGGCACAAAATGATACTGATTTTTTTCAAAAGGTAGATATTGACCCAGTTAGATCTAATCAAGCAGCAGTAAAATATTATGTTTTAGGAGACGATAAAAAATATCATGAATATGAAGATCCAGATCATGATATTGAGGGAATTAATGTAGAAGGATTAAGTGGGCAAACTTTTACTATTCCTAATATTAACCAATATAAAAAAGTTATTACTGGTGAATATTTAACTAATGGTGATAATATTGCCAACGATGGGGCTAACTATACAGGGACTATTTCCTTATTCCAACCTAATAGGTATTATAAAAAAGTTTTATTTGATAGTGAGGGACAAATTACAAATACAATTGTATATTATGAAATTCCTAATGCAGATGGGTTGTATACAGGTACTATGAATGCTTCTTTATATGCGGGTAAAGATGGCGATGCTATTGAAACGCTAACCGTTGAACCCGGTCAATATAAGCAATTTACTAATGGAATTTATGCCAGAAGTCCCTATATTCCTAATGATGTCAGTGTCGCTAACTTATACTACAGTCCACTTGGAAAGATTATCCCAGTTGATGAAGATGGAAATCGAATTGATGATGGACAATATAATACTCAATATAATAATAACCTTGCAGATGCCTCTAAAGCCACTACGACTAGTGCCCCTGATATCCCGGGCTGGACCTTAGCAAATCTTAATGAAAAAAATTATAATCCTACCAATCCGGGTCAAGATCATCCAATTAAATATGTTAAGGTCAAATCATTAGCCACAATAACTTATATTGATGATACGACGAATAGAGTATTATATGCAGATAGTTTTAATGGAGAATATGAGGATGAGATAGATTTTGGGGTCGATCCGAATACTCAAATTAAAAGTTATGAAAAGCAAGGTTATGTCCTAGTAAGTAGCAATTATGTTCCAGGACAACAGTTAGGGACAGACCAAATTGACTATGTTGTTCACTTAAAGCACGGTGTATTACCTGTAAATCCTGATAACCCAGGTCAGCCAGGTGATCCAATTAACCCAGATGATCCAGATGGTCCTACTTTTCCTCAAAATAGTAGCGCCAGTCATCTGACTGCAACTGCAACTCGGACGATTAAGTATGTTTACGCTCGTAATAATGAACCAGTTGATGGTTTAGAGAACAAGGTTCAAACCGCCCAATTTACTGCTACAGGTTATCTTGATAAAGTAACTGGTCAATGGGTAACTGTTGATGAAAATAATGATATTACTGGTACGGCTGAAGGTCCAAGTTGGACTCAATCTTCCGTTGTTCTAGATAGTGTAGAATCACCCGAGGTGGAAGATTACTATGCAGATCCAACTGAAGTTTCACCAGTAGTAGTGACTCCAACTACCGGTAATTTAGTTGAAACAGTTAAATATTCTCATGGTGAGACAGCTAAGTTCATTTATCAAGATATTACTGATAATAAAATCTTAGAAACTAGAATTGCTGAAGGTATTTACAATACAACTATTTCCTACAGTCCTACAAATGCAATTAACCGCTATATTACTGGAGGATATGTTTTAGTTAATAATCCATTTAAAGCTGGTACTAAATATAAGGATTCAATTGATGAACCAGATGCTAACACTTATGTGATTACTCTTAAACATGGGGTAGAACCTGTCAATGAAGAGAGAAGTGTTACTAGAAATATTAGATATGTCTATGAAGATGGTAGTGTTGCAGTACCAACTAAAGTGGAAACAGTTAAATTTACTGGGACTGGTTACAAAGATAAGGTAACTGGAAACTATGTAAAGCTTGATGATAACGGTGAAATTGGGGAAACAGTATCAAACCTTGATTGGGAGCCAGAATATGAAAAATTTGATACTGTGGTTTCGCCAGCAATCACTGGTTATAGTCCGGATCAGCTTGAAGTTCCAGCTAAGTATGTTGTACCTACAAGTAATGACATTGATGAAATTGTTGTTTATAAGAAAAACTTACAATCTGCTCAACTTAACTATTGGGATGATGTAACTGGGGCAGCAATTGGTACTGACTATGCTTTAGGTAAGTATGGAGATACAATTTCTTTCCCATTTGATCCAGAAAAGACGATTGCACTTTTTGAAAGCCAAGGTTATGTCTTAATTCCAGGTAAGGGGAATTTTGACCCTAAAGCAACTTATACTTATCAACAAGATAATGATAAAAATATTTATAATCTTTACTTTACCCACGGTATTGAACCTGTAAGCACTGAAAAACAAGTTACTAGAACCATTGACTATAAATATGCAGAAGATGGTAGCCAAGCTGCTCCTAGTGTAACCCAAACAGTACAGTTTAAAGGAAATGGTTACAAAGATAAGGTAACTGGTAATTTAGTAGAACTTGATAGCAATAACGAGATTGTTACTGAGGATGGGATTATCAAAGAAGGAAGTTACAGTTGGACCCCTGAAACAAGCGATTTTGCAGAAGTAACTTCACCAGTAATTGCTAACTATGTACCTGATCAAGAAAAAGTAGGTCAAGTAACTGTTACTCCCGACCAACCCGATCTTACTGAAATTGTTTTTTATGGAGCTCAGGACCAAACAGCTCAAATTATTTATCGTGACATTACTACAAATAAAGATTTAAAGACAGCAACGGTCACAGGTAAATATAATGAAGTTATTGATTATTCTACTGCTGATATGATTACAGCTCTTGAGAATCAGGGCTACGAATTAGTAGAGGATGGCTTTAAAGTAGGAAGCAAGTTTGCTAATAATGAAAAGGATAATACATTTTACGTTTTACTAAAGCATGGTACCGTACCTGTTGATCCCGAAAATCCAGGTAAGCCAGGAGAACCAATTAATCCAGATGATCCAAATGGACCAAAATATCCTCTTGATTCTGATAAGCTAGAAAAAGATGTTACTAGAACTGTAAACTACCAATACGTTGATGGGCGTCAAGCTGCTTTACCAGTAAGTGACACGCTTCATTTCCAAGCTATGGGAGTAATTGATAAAGTTACTGGTGATTATGTAGTTTTAGATAATGATGGTAACATCATGGTAAATGAAGACGGTTCCCTAGTTACTGGTCAATTAATGTGGACTGGATCAGGTGATAGCTTTAGTGAAGTAGTTTCGCCACGCATTCCGGGTTATACTGCAGATCAAACAGTTATTAACCAAATCAGTGGAGTGACTCAAAATAATGCTGATACAGAATTCTTAGTAACTTACTATGAAAATAATGAAAGAGCCAATATTACTTACATTGATAAGGTAACTGGAAAGACCTTACTTTCAGATTCTGTTTATGGAAAGTATCAAGAAGGTATTACTTTTGAAAATGATCCTCAAGATGTAATTGCAGATTATGAAAAACGTGGTTATGAACAAGTAGATAAAGATCAATTTAAGTTTGTTAATGGTGTAACAACATATGGAGATTCTCAAACGGATCCAAATGTTAACAACTTCATCGTTTACTTAACGCATGCAACTATTCCTGTAGGTCCAGATGATGACTTTACTCCAGATACACCAATTAACCCAGAGGATCCAGATAGCCCTAAATATCCTTTAGATGCAGCTAGTTTAAAGAATACTGTAACTAGAACTATTAACTATATTTACAATATTACCGGAGCAACTGCAGCTCCAACTAAAGTACAAACTCTTACTTTTACCGGTACTGGTACTATTGATAAGGTAACTGGTCAATTAGTAAATCTTGATTCAAATGGTCAAATTGAAGTAGACAGTGATGGTAATCCAGTAGCTGGTACAATTAACTGGAGTAGTGAGGGAACGAGTTTTGCAGCTGTAACCTCTCCTAAGATTACAGGATATAGTGCTGATCGATTGGAAGTTCCAACAGTTGATGAAGTTAATGGTTATACACCTGATATTTATGAAACTGTTGTATACGATGCTAATCCAGAACAGGCTACAATTACTTATATTGATACTACAACTAATAAAGTTTTGGAAAAACAAAGTGTTGACGGAAAATATAATGAGTCAATTTTCTTTGAAAATGATCCTCAAGATATAATCGCAGACTATGAAAAACGTGGTTATGAACAAGTAGCTAAGGATCAATTTAAGTTTATTAATGGCGTAACAACATATGGGGATTCTCAAGAAAATCCAAATGTTAACAACTTTACTGTTTACCTAGCTCACGCAACTATCCCAGTTGGACCAGATGATGACTTTACTCCAGATACACCAATTAACCCAGAGGATCCAGATAGTCCGAAGTATCCATTTGATGCTAAGAGCTTGAGCAAGACCGTAACTAGAACTATCAAGTATGTATATGCATCAAATAACCAACCTGTAGAAGGACTTAGTGATAAAGTTCAAGAGTTGAAGTTTACTGGTAAGGGAATTATTGATAAAGTAACTGGGCAATTAGTAAATCTTGATTCAAATGGAGAAATTGAGGTGGACGCTCAAGGTAAACCAGTAGCTGGTACAATTAATTGGACTGCAATAAATGGCACACATTTTGCTGCAGTAACTTCTCCAGAAGTAGCAAATTATAGTCCTGAACCGATTGAAGTGGTAGAAGAGGGCAATATTAATCAGGATTCAAAAGATATTGTTGAGATTGTAAAATATTTGGCTAATGAACAAACAGCTCAAATTGAATATATTGATAAAACTGATAATGTTGTCTTAAATAGCGAAAACGCCGCAGGTAAGTTTGGTACTGTGATTAGTTTCCCAACTTCACCTGACCAAATGATTGCTTACTATGAGGCTCGCGGCTACAAGTTAGAAAATAGTACTTATAATAAAGGTGCAACATTCCAAGAAGATAACTATAAGAACTTATTCAAAGTTTACTTCACGCACGCAACTATCCCAGTCGGACCAGATGATGACTTTACTCCAGATACTCCAATTAATCCGGATGATCCAGATAGTCCAAAATATCCATTTGATGCTAAGAGCTTGAGCAAGACTGTAACTAGAACTATTAAGTATGTTTACAAAGATACTAATGTATCAGCTGCACCCGATAAAGTACAAACCATTACTTTTAAGGGAACAGGGATTATTGATAAGGTAACTGGAAAGTTGATTGGTGAGATTACTTGGACTCCAGCTACAGGTAGTTTTGAAAGTGTGGTTTCACCAACTATTGAAGGCTATACGCCTGATCATTCAGTAGTAGCTGCAAAAGATGGAATTACTAAGGATAGCACTGATAGCACTGTAACAGTAACTTATACTAAGGACACTGAACCATCTACACCAGTTGTGCCAGATGAACCCTCAGTTCCAAGTACCCCAGATGAGCCTACTACCCCAGATGAACCATCAATTCCTGATACACCAACTACGCCTGACGAGCCATCGGTTCCCGACACTCCAAACAAACCATCAAAACCATCAGTTCCAAGTACACCTAATAAACCAGATACTGCAAGCAAGCCTACTACTTCAAATAAACCTGTTAATACTGTTTCGACAAGTAAGCCAACACAAACAGGTATGAGTACTAAACCAAATCATAATACAGTTTCTGAAAATGGAAACTTTGATGCATCAGTAAGTAGCAATAAGAATCAATCTACTTTGCCACAAACTGGGGTTAAAGATACCAATACTTTAGGAATTTTAGGTTTAGCAATTGCAAGTATGTCAGCAATTTTAGGATTGAGAGGTAGTAAAAAGAAAAAGGATTAA